GGCCGCACCGAGAACTGCTCCAGGGCCGCGGGCCACAACGCACCGAGCAGCACGCTGGAGACGACCATCAGCGCGGTCGCGATCGCGGGCCACTGCAGGTTCTTGCGGACGGCGCCGACGAAGAAGGCCGCCGCACAGATGACCGCGATACACATCAGGATCAGTCGGGCGGGCAGCACCGCGTCCAGGTCGGTCGCGCTGGCGCCGGTGAAGTTCTCATTGCGCTGGGAGAACAGCAGCGCGTAGCGGTCGAAGAAGTAGGCAACCGCCTTGAGGAGCACGAAGCTTCCGGCGAGCACCGCGAGCTGCACCTTGGTCGCGTCGGTCAGTTCGCCGCCCCGACCTGCCAACCGAATGCCGCCGAACAGGTAGGCGACGATCGCGGAGCCGACGAAGCCGACGGCGATCGCGATGAAGCCCCAGTTCATCAGGAACTGGTAGAAGGGCAGATCGAAGGCGTAGAACCCGATGTCCAGGCCGAACTCCGGGTCGGTCTGACCGAAGGGCGTGGAGTTCATGAACAACTGGGCCATCTGCCAGTTGGTCTGGGCCGTGAAACCGGCGACCACACCCGCGATCACCGGCAGGCCGATGCCGACGAGCTTGATCCGAGCCGTGATGGCGGATCGGTAGCGCGCCACGGGATCGTCGGGGCCGGATACCGGTGCGAACACCGGCCGGTTCCGGTAGGCAAGCCATAGACACAGGGCCAGCACGCCACCGACGAAGGCGCCGACGGCCAAGAACAGCGCGATGCGCGTGAACAGCACCGTGCCGAACACGTCGCGTCGGCCGACTTCGCCGAACCACAACCAATCGACGTAAGTACTCAACAATCGGGAACCGCTCAACAACAGCAGGAGCAGGATCGCACCGACTATGACGAGGATTCGGCTCCGGCGGGAAAGCTTCGGCATACTGACCGGGCTCCGCATCGCCACAGGGCACGCTCCAGGTTCGGGATCAGTTCCACGGACGGACCCCGGTGATGAGCAGTCCGTCCTGCATGTCCAACTCTACGACGGGGGCGGTTAGTTCCCGCGCCCCCCTTCACAACACGGACTTCACACCCGACATCGGCTACTGACAAGGAATTCTGGCACCGTGGTCAACGAGCCCGCTCCCGATCTGTCCGCCACGCTGCCCGCCGCCGCCCGTGAAGTGGAGGATTTCGTCTCCACCGGCGGTTGGGATCAGCCGACCCAACTCTTCGCCTTGGTGCGCACCGAGGAGCTGCTGGCCAGAGAACCCGGCCTCGCCGATCGGATCGACAGTGCGGCGTCGTTGACCCCCATCGCGCAGGACGAACTGCCCGATGGCGATCTCGGGGACGCGTTGGCAGGCATCGTCTGGCCGGAAGGCGTCGATGGTTGCGCCCTGGCACAGGAGATCGTGGTGTTGCCGCCGGAGGCCGAGGAGCAACTGCCCACCGACGACGACCCCGAGCTGGCCAAGCGGATCGCAGCCGAGCACCCGGATCGCCGGGAGGCGCGGGTCGTGGCCGCGGTGTTGCGGGACGGCACGGCCGCCTGTGTTCTACGGCTGCGCAGCGAGGACTCCGATGGCCCCGACGAGGAGATCATCGAGCATCCCGAGCTGGCGCCGAATCTCGTCGACGCGCTCCGGGCGACGTTCCGCCCCTGATCCGACAGCGACCGGCCCCGCCCGCGAGATCCGAGGTGGGGCCGGTCGTCGGTTGTTCTCTCCGTGATGTCGGCCGCCCGCCGTCGGATCAGCTACAGCTGGGCGCCTCGCCGCCCTCGGCCAGGCTCTCCAGGGAATCGATCGCGCTCTCCAGCGTCTCGACTCGAACCAGGCGCAGCCCGTCCGGTGCGTTGGGCACCGCCTCGATGCAGTTGTCGGCGGGCACCAGGAAGATCGAGGCGCCTTCCTCCTTGGCGGCGGTCATCTTGAACTGGATGCCGCCGATCGGACCCACCCGGCCATCGGAGGAGATCTCCCCGGTGCCCGCGATGATCGTGTCGTCGGTCAGGCTGCCCTCGGTGAGCTTGTCGACGATCGCGAGGGCGAAGATCAGCCCGGCCGATGGACCGCCGACCTCGGACAGCTCGATGTCGATGTCGAAGTCCGCCTCCGGTTCGGTGACCGGGACGATGCCGAGGAAGCCGCGCTCGCGGTCCTCATTGGATCCGAGCGCGATCGTCTCGGTGCGCTCGTCGCCATCGCGGGAGATCACCACGCTCACCTCGTCGCCGGGCGCGGTGTCGGTCAGCGCGTCCTGAACCTGTTGGTCGTCGATCGTCTCGCTCTCGTGCACCCGCAGGATCTCGTCCCCCGGCTCGAGGATCCCGTCGCTGGGCCCCTCCGCGACGACCTGGCCGACCGAGACGCGCGTCGGATACCCGAGATAACGCAGTGCCGCGCTCTCGGCGCTGCTCTGCGAGGTCTCGAAGGCCTCGCGGTTCTCGGTCTCGACCTCCTCCGGGGTGCGGTCCGGCGGGTAGAACTCCTCTTCGGGCGCCAAGGCGTATCGCCCACTGCCCCACAACCCGAGTGCACCGAACAACGAGAGCTCGGTGGTGACCGAGACCGTGGTCATCCGCAGCTCGCCGCCGGTCTCGAAGGTCTCCGGACCCTCGCCGATCGAGATGACCTCCTCGGGCTCCGCATCGGGGTCCACCGACACATCACCCAGCGTGTCGTAGGTCGGTCCCGGACCTAGCGCGACGTAGGGCACGCGGACGAAGGCACCGAGGAGGCCGAATGCGGCGACCAGCAGGGCGCTGACCACAAGGGTCCAGGTTCGGCGATTCACGCACCAGAGCGTACGGAAATGACGGCGAAGACGATGACTCGACCAGAGCACCGCACTGTTCGCCCTCGGCAGAGCGAATACTGTGGTCGTCTGAGCACATGCGCTGATGGTCCGCCGCGTACCGTGGGGGTATGACCGATCTGCCGTTTGGGTTCAATCCGCCCGACCCAGAAGATCGGGGGGACCGGGACCGACCCTCCGACCGCCCCGACCGGGATTCCGGTGAGAACCCGTTCGGCTTCAGCGGCGCGATGCCTCCCGGTGGACTACCGCCCGGCGGTTCGCCACTGGGCGGGATGCCCCCCGGCGGGATGCCGCCCAATTTCGACATGAACTCGCTCGGGCAGATGTTCAGCCAGCTCGGACAGATGTTCAGCCAGGCGTCGCAGGGTGGCGGGAGCGGCGGTGGCCCGGTCAACTACGACCTCGCCAAGCAGCTCGCCTTCCAGCACCTCGACTCGCAGGGGCGCAACGAGGACACCACCTCGCAGCAGCGCACTGCGGCAACCGATTCGGTGCGGCTGGCCGAGCTGTGGCTCGATGAGTCGACGACGCTGCCCGCGGGCGCGAGACGAGTCGAGGTCTGGTCCCCGAAGCAGTGGGTGGAACAGACCTTGCCCACCTGGCAACGCCTGTGCGATCCGGTGGTGCAGCGGATGTCCGCCGCATGGATCGAGACGCTGCCCGCCGAGGCGAAGCAGACTGCGGGACCGTTGCTGTCGATGCTCGGGCAGATGGGCGGCATGGCCTACGGCTCCCAGCTCGGCGGTGCCCTCGGCCAGTTGAGCGCCGAGGTGCTGACCGGTACCGAGATCGGGCTGCCGTTGGGTCGCGAGGGCGTCGCGGCGCTGCTGCCTGCCAACATCGATCGGTTCACCGGCGGGCTGGAGCGGCCCGCGCACGAGGTGCTGGTGTTCCTGGCGGCCCGCGAGGCGGCGCACCACCGGTTGTTCACGCACATCTCCTGGCTGCGGCAGGGCTTGGTGGGCGCGGTCGAGGAGTTCTCGCAGGGAATCCAGGTCGATGTCTCGGCGATGGAGGACCTCGCGGGCAAGATCGACCCCAGCAACCCGGCATCCCTGGAAGAGGCGATGAAGTCCGGGTTGTTGGAGCCGGAGCGGACGCCCTCCCAACAGCAGGCCTTGGTTCGATTGGAGACGCTGCTGGCGCTGGTCGAGGGCTGGATCGACGTCGTGGTCGGCGACGCCGTCGCGGAGCGGCTGCCCGGGGCCGATGCGTTGCGCGAGACGCTGCGGCGGCGACGGGCCAGCGGCGGCCCCGCCGAGCAGACCTTCGCCACCCTGGTCGGCCTGGATCTCCGCCCCCGCCAGCTGCGGGCGGCGGCAACGCTGTGGCGCGGGCTGTCGGACCGCCACGGCACGGAGGCCAGGGACGCGCTCTGGGAGCACCCCGACCTGCTGCCCACCGCCGACGACCTGGCCGAACCGGTCGAGTTCGTCGAACGTTTCGGAGCGCAGCGGGGCGAGCTGGACGACCCGCTGGCCGCGTTGGAGGCCATCCGGCGCAAGAAGGAATCCGGTGAGCACAAGCCCGAGGACGGCTCGGCAGGCTAGACCCGATCTTCACAGTCGAACTCGACGCCTCGGCATTCTTCGGATGCCGAGGCGGTCGTCTCTTATGGCGCCCCGGTCGGGAGATCGCAGCGGTCTCGGACCGGTCTGCGGTGGTCGCAGCGGCCCACGGGCGATCGGTCGAGGTGGTTTCACCTGCGGTTTCTCGACGCGCTACGCCGCTCGATCGGCCGGTCAGGCCCGAGCGGGCCGCCACCCACCTGATTGAGTGGGCGGCGCTGCCCGGTTGCCTCGGGCGGATCGTCGTCACGCCTCGATCGAGACGGGTTCGTCGTCGTCGGTGATCTCCCAGCCTGCTGCGGCGGCGAGGCCCTCCAGGTAGCCGACGGCCCGTTCGGTCTTCGGGTACCGGTGGACCAGCGCCCAGAAGTCCGGACCGTGCCCCGGCACCAGCAGGTGTGCCAACTCGTGCAGCAACACGTAGTCGAGCACCCAGCTCGGCACGTCCCGAAGTCGTTCGCCGACGCGGATCGACGCGTCCGACGGCGTGCAGGATGCCCATCTGGTGCGCATCGACGGGACCCACCGAACCGACGCGGGTTCGGGGCATTCCGGCAGATGACGACGTAGTAGTTCCCGGCACCGGCTGAGCAATGCGGTATCCGACGCCCTGGCGGGCGACCGTCGGCGCGTCTCGCTGCGCCGCAGTCTGCCGAGCATCTCCGCGACCCAGTGTTCCTCCTCGGACCGCGTCATCCTGGCGGGCAGCAACACGATGACTCGGTCGCCGTCCCGGTACGCGGTCACCGTGCGGCGGCGCCGTGCGCTGCGTCGCACCTCGACCTGAGGCTCTCCCACGCCACCTACGGTATGCGCCCTCAATCGATGCCTTAGGCGGGCCCGTGGTGGGGCTCACACCAAGATCCGGGATTCCCGGTGACGAACCGATTACCTGTAGCTAGCCGAGTCATCCCAGGGAGCGGGAAGGCTCATCCTGCCGGGGAGAAACGCGGCGACGAGCTGTGACATTCGACCGAATGCTTGTTTGGCGACATGCACTGTGACCTGCTGAAAGTGGACACGCGACACACCACATGCGCCGCTGAGCATCAGTGCACAGGTAGCGTGGCGCCTGGTTCTCGCCCGACGCCGCACCAGGCGCAGGCACGCGGTGGGCACCGCGGGCACGGGCACAGCGAGCAAGGGAGGCAATCGTGGCCGAGACCTACAACGGCTACTGCGTCAAATGCCGTGCGAAGCGCGACTTCGAAGGCAAGGTCGAGGA
This Actinoalloteichus hymeniacidonis DNA region includes the following protein-coding sequences:
- a CDS encoding M48 metallopeptidase family protein, whose amino-acid sequence is MGEPQVEVRRSARRRRTVTAYRDGDRVIVLLPARMTRSEEEHWVAEMLGRLRRSETRRRSPARASDTALLSRCRELLRRHLPECPEPASVRWVPSMRTRWASCTPSDASIRVGERLRDVPSWVLDYVLLHELAHLLVPGHGPDFWALVHRYPKTERAVGYLEGLAAAAGWEITDDDEPVSIEA
- a CDS encoding YlbL family protein produces the protein MNRRTWTLVVSALLVAAFGLLGAFVRVPYVALGPGPTYDTLGDVSVDPDAEPEEVISIGEGPETFETGGELRMTTVSVTTELSLFGALGLWGSGRYALAPEEEFYPPDRTPEEVETENREAFETSQSSAESAALRYLGYPTRVSVGQVVAEGPSDGILEPGDEILRVHESETIDDQQVQDALTDTAPGDEVSVVISRDGDERTETIALGSNEDRERGFLGIVPVTEPEADFDIDIELSEVGGPSAGLIFALAIVDKLTEGSLTDDTIIAGTGEISSDGRVGPIGGIQFKMTAAKEEGASIFLVPADNCIEAVPNAPDGLRLVRVETLESAIDSLESLAEGGEAPSCS
- a CDS encoding PPA1309 family protein, whose protein sequence is MVNEPAPDLSATLPAAAREVEDFVSTGGWDQPTQLFALVRTEELLAREPGLADRIDSAASLTPIAQDELPDGDLGDALAGIVWPEGVDGCALAQEIVVLPPEAEEQLPTDDDPELAKRIAAEHPDRREARVVAAVLRDGTAACVLRLRSEDSDGPDEEIIEHPELAPNLVDALRATFRP
- a CDS encoding zinc-dependent metalloprotease; translated protein: MTDLPFGFNPPDPEDRGDRDRPSDRPDRDSGENPFGFSGAMPPGGLPPGGSPLGGMPPGGMPPNFDMNSLGQMFSQLGQMFSQASQGGGSGGGPVNYDLAKQLAFQHLDSQGRNEDTTSQQRTAATDSVRLAELWLDESTTLPAGARRVEVWSPKQWVEQTLPTWQRLCDPVVQRMSAAWIETLPAEAKQTAGPLLSMLGQMGGMAYGSQLGGALGQLSAEVLTGTEIGLPLGREGVAALLPANIDRFTGGLERPAHEVLVFLAAREAAHHRLFTHISWLRQGLVGAVEEFSQGIQVDVSAMEDLAGKIDPSNPASLEEAMKSGLLEPERTPSQQQALVRLETLLALVEGWIDVVVGDAVAERLPGADALRETLRRRRASGGPAEQTFATLVGLDLRPRQLRAAATLWRGLSDRHGTEARDALWEHPDLLPTADDLAEPVEFVERFGAQRGELDDPLAALEAIRRKKESGEHKPEDGSAG